Sequence from the candidate division TA06 bacterium B3_TA06 genome:
GTCGCCTGGCTCGGGGTTACCCGGGAACCAGTGCACATCAGTGGTTGGATCGTCGTAGACCCTGACTATGAAGCTCATTTCAGCGTCGTTTATGAGGTTGTTACCGCCGACTTCAGGGATCAGGTGGCTATTTTCAAGTCCATCGGAGAGTTTTATCCATGCGGTATCGTTTTCAGCATCGTCTCCGCCGAATATCCAGGCCTTTACGTTTATACCTTCAAACGTAAACTCCGCAACGTTCCAGTCATTGTCGTCTCTCTGCCGGAACATCGAAAGATCACTTGGCGGCGGCTCTCCCTCTATGTCATGAGCGAGGAAGTAGACAACGCCTGGATAGAATGCTGTATGTCCTGAGGAGCTTACCGCCTGCCATCCGTGTTTGTGTTCGTGATAGAAGAAGCCGGCATTGGGATAGGTGCCGTCGTTGAACCAGTTCGGGAACCTGCCGGCCCATGCCCACTCCTCCCAGTTGGTCGCCTTTCCGTCCCAGATTGTGGGGTCGTGCGGGGTCTCCAGGCAGTAGCCGCGCATCGGCTCAAACGCTGCTACCTCTACTGCTCCAATCAGCAGCAGCAATGTGGCAAAACATAGCCACTGGAAACATGACTTTCTCATTTTGCATCTCCTCCTAAGGTTGATCGTAATCCACCAACTCTAGCTTGGTTTTTATTGCGGGGTTTTATTTGTGTTTCGCCTCCTCTCGCTCGTCGAAGCGAGCAGTTTTCGGTTTAGCGTCTACATGAGATTATAGTGCTGATTCCGGTTTGTCAACCCTTCGATAATCCTGATGTACAGCTTTATCGAGAACCTACTCAAGTGGCTTGTGTTTGTGAAGATTACGTGGATGAAGGCCGATAAGAAACGTAGTAGGAAGGAGATGAAAGAACTTGAGAAGTTTTGCAAGTCTCTCAGATTTTATGACGCAATGGAAGCGGGGTTAATGATAGATTTGGTGGATTTCAATCTATATAAAGGGATAAACGAGGTGCTTCATCAGTTTTGGATATATCGTCACCGAGACAATTTGTCAGCGTTGAGGAAAAAGCTGGAGAGGCTTGCAAGAGTGAGCAATAAGCTTGTTGGGATTTTTAATAATGACCTCACTCAAGAAATCGGTGTTGAGGAGGTCTATGAGATACTTTTGTGGGATGACAGATAAACCCTCTCACGGGCCGACCTAAAGGTCGGCCCCTACGCTTTCTCGTAAGTCGACCCGTTTGAAGTCCGGGCTGACCTGGATGTCATCCCCTACGAGAATGAAATACAACCGCTTTCCCGTACACCATTACTCGGCTTGATACACCTCTCCCGCAGGTTCCCTCAGCCACGGTTTATAAAGAACCAGTTCGCTTACTCCATCGCCTGGACCGGCTGCCGAACCCCACCAGTTGTGCCTTGCATCCACAGTCACCGTGCTGTCGGTATTGCAAGCCCCGTAGCCTCGATTGTCGGTTATGTTATTGTAGGCAGCGATCAAGTAGGAACCTTCTTCACTTCGTATTCCGTCTCCGCCGTTGCTGGAAAGGTTGCAATCCTCGATTGTAGCTGAGGAGTTACGAATGATATACACCCCGTGAACGGCGCTTTCGGCTATATCGCTGCCCGTTATCCGGTTGCCGGTCGAGGTGGAGTCTATGAGGATGCCGTATCGGTTACCGACGATCCTCGTGCCTTCGATTACGGTGGAGTCGGAGAGGTGGCCAAGCCTTATGCCTACGCTGTGGTTGTTGCCGATTATGCAGTTTTTGATTGTGTTGCGGTGTCCGTAATGAACAGGGATTGCCTCCCTCGCAGGAGATGTTGCGATGTTGACGCCGCCAAGGACGTTGTCGCAGATCACGCAGTCCTCGATCACATTGTGGCAGGCCGAATCTGCCAGGAATATCCCTTCCCAGCCGTTTCCTTTGATCGTATTGGCCTTGATGGTATTATGAAGGCACCTGCCGAACACCAGAAGGCCCCGGCGAAAGCTCCTGTTGATGGTGCAATTGGTTATCCGGTTGTAATCGGCATCCCACAGATAGAGGCTTCCGCATTCATCGGGCGCGCGTGAGTTGCCGATAACGACACAGGAATCTACCACGTTGGAATCAGCCGAATCCAGCATCAGGCCTGTCCCGTAGTTGTAGCTTATGCTGTTTCCGATCAGCGTATCGTGCTTGGAGGTATGTAGGCACACCCCGCGTGAGTTGCTGTCTATCTGATTGTCAACAAGTCGCGCACCAACAACCGAGTAAAGGAAGATGCCCTGGAAGTTGCGGGTTATCCTGTTTCCCTCGATCACAGGATTATCCGCTTCGATGTAAAGTCCGCGATCGCTCCAATCCTCGCTTGCAAAGCCGCACTCGTGAAGCTCACTCTGCCTCATCTCGAATAAAGCGCCTTGCCTGACGACGAAGCAAAACCGGGCGTTGCCCTTGGAATAGCAGGGCAATGAATCGTCGTCATCGTCGCCGTCGGTGATCACCGAACCGTTGCGTACGAACATGGCCGCGCCTGAGTCTACCTCGATGCGGTACTGACCGTCCTCTCCTACGTTCATCTTGAGCGTGACATGGTCAAGGGTCAAGCTGCCGCCGGGATGAACGGTCAGGTTTTCGTTCAGAACGATCGTCGTATCCTTAAGCATCACCGTGTCGGATACGCCCCAGGAGGAGGGATCGGATACGTTCTTCCGGGCAAGCGCGAGACCTCCCAAAAATAACACAGCGATGAGGAACCCCGCGCCCTGCTTTCGCCTACTTTTGTTCGCCACTTCGCTCTCCTTTCCGGGTGTGGGTGTTACGGGCGTTGGGAACCCGGCACGAAACCATACCCCAAACCGGGGTTTCGATGGTTGGCACTGACCGCACCAGCGCACGCAGGATGCCCCGAACGTCATCAGGCATCTTCTCAAGCAGTCTATCCTTCTCAAGCGATTTCGCGAACTCCGCTCCATCGGGTTTAGCGAAGAAGCGAAGGTCGGTGAAGCCCATCCTTTCAAGAAGATCCTTGAGACTCACAGGATCGTAGCCGCGTGCCTCTGAGTATTCACCGTCAACGATCTCTGCCAACGCCTCATCAAATCCAATATTGACCTTTTCAAAGTCCGTAACCGGCATACCTTTTTTCTTGGAAAGGACAGATTCCATAACCGGCTGTAGCTTGTGGGCGACCTTTCCTTTCATATCAAGCCGCAGCATGTAGCGGCGGTCAACATGGGGTTCTGTGATTCTTAACTCGTACCACAGCCAGATTTCATCGGTGAAGAATGCCCATGAAGCCTTCTCCCATACGGGACTGAGTTGGTGTGTTACGGGGCGGTCTTCCTCTTCTATAGCGACAGGTGATCCTGGCTTGAGCACCCGTTTGACTTCTGCAAGGATGGCTTCAGGATCGCCCATGCATTCCAGGGAGGTGCACAAGGTGGCAGCGTCGAAGGAGTTATCCTCGAAGGGCAGATTGTTTTCTTCGATCACTTCGAACCGGGTGTTACGGGTGCCGGGGTTTTCCATTCGTTCTGCGATGGCCCGGGCGGTGGCGATCTCCGAAGGTGACGGATCAACCCCTACCACCTCGTGGCCGTACCGGGCGAGATAAAAGGAGGGAAACCCGAATCCGCAGCCAACGTCAAGGACTCGCTGCCTGCCCTGGACCACGTGCGCGAACCACTCGCCCCGGCAACCGGCCATTATTGAACGCTCCCAGTCGTCAGGGTTGAGCTTGCAAGGCTTCCGATACCAGCCGTCCCAGTCCACACAATCTCGGAAGCGGAACGCCTTGTTGCGAACCAGTCCGCCGGTCTTGCGTGGACGCAGCCTTACCCAGATTTTTTTCTCCGTCTCGGTTGGTTTAACAACCGGAAAATTTTCTTCGTTCAACTCTTTCCTCCAGGTGTTGTCACAAGTAACTCAATTAAGAGACTTACAGTTCCAGATTTTATTGGAAACGTATTGGACTAAGGCAGCGTCCCTTAGAACTCCCCCCGAACGCCTGGTTATTTGTGGTCTATCTAGGGTCGGCTAGGGTCGGACGAACGGAGGGTCGGCCTTCATCCAACTTGCGTTAGTTATGTACAGCATCGAAACCTCCTTATGTTTGATCGTTAGCTTCATTATAAATATACGCATTCCTCTAAGGTTGTCAAGTAGCCCCGACAGCCTTCAGATCTTTCTGCGATCTTTGCCCTGTGGGCAAAAGGAGCATCAATATAGTCCTTCCACACTGAGATACCGCTCGCCTGAGTCGGCGAAGACGCAGACGATCAGTTTGCCCTTGTTGTCAGGACGTCTGGCGAGTTCCCGTGCGGCGAAAGCAGTCATGCCTGAAGTGATTCCGGCAAGTATACCTTCTCTCAATGCAAGCTCCCGGCAGGCGGCAAAGGCGTCTTGCTCAGATACGGTGATTACCTCGTCCAGCAGTTCTCGTTTGAGAATCTTTGGCACGAACCCCGGGCTGGTTCCTGCCTGTCGGTGGGGCTTGAATATGCCGGCCGAGATCATAGGTGCTATCTCCGGCTCCACTCCCACGACCTTAAAGGACGGCTTGCGCGGCTTTATCACCTGGGCCGTGCCCATAAGCGTCCCGGTGGTGCCGAGGCCTGCCACCAGGATGTCTATCCTGCCGTCGGTGTCGCGCCAGAGTTCCTCTGCGGTGGTCTCGGAGTGTGCACGGGGGTTCGCGGGGTTTGCATGTTGCTCGATGTAGAAGGAGTTGGGAATCTTCTTGAGTAATTGAAGCGCCCTTTCCTTGGCTCCTTTTGTCCCCTTGCTGGCCGGGGTAAGCTCGAGTTGTGCTCCTAATGCCCGCAGCAGTTGTTTGCGTTCCTGTGATTGGATCTCGGACATGCAGATCGTAAGCCTGTAGCCTTTTATTGCACAGATAAACGCCAATGCCAGCCCGGTGTTTCCAGATGTGGCCTCGATTATGGTGCTATCTTTATTGATCTTTCCTTCCTGCTCTGCCGCGGCGATCATGTAGGATACCGGCCGGTCCTTGACGCTGTATGGATTAAACATCTCCAGCTTGGCGGCAATGGCGGCATCGAGGCCTGCACCGAACTTCTTCAGATATACAATTGGGGTGTCCCCTATAAGATCAAGGATATTCTCTTTAATGTTCACCACTCCACCTTCGGGTACACCTGTTCTTCGGGGTCCCCGGTCATTAGAAGGTAATTAGTGTAGATAAACGAACCTTCCCGATCCGGCCCCAACGGCGGTCCTAAGCTCCCAGAAGTAGACGCCTGAGGAGACTCCTGCATCGCATTCGATTCGTCCTCCTGGGGGTATCTCCCCGTCGTTTGAGTAAACTTCCCGTCCCGCGGCGTTAAAGATGCGAAGGGTGTAATTTCTCAACTCAGAGACGCGGTAAGCGAAGCTGATTCGACCTTTTTGGATTTCAGCGCAGCGAATCTTTAAACTGTTTCCCCTGTCCTCAGCAACCTCAACCACGTCGAGCGCGACCCGTGAGTTTATCCTCAGCTCATGGCTAAAAGGGATGGTGTCTGCCGAGGCGATCATCTTGTCCCATACGTCTTGATTGGTGTATTCAAGATATACGCTCGCGATCAAAGCCGCCAGACCCGCGACCTGGGGGCAGGCCATCGAGGTTCCGTCGCGCCACCCGTAGTAGCCGCCCTTCTCGGTCGAGAGGATACCCTCGTAGCCCCCACCCGGCGCAAATATCGCCACGCTCTCCCCGTAGTTTGAGAACTGCCACCTTGAATCCCCGGATGTGGTGGCTCCAACAGAGGCAACGTGCTCGTAGGCGGCAGGGTAATCCGATCTTTCTTCCCTTTTGTTGCCTGCTGCCGCGCACAAGAAAAGCCCCTGGCCCCACGCGTAGTTCACCGCGTCCTCGAGCACCTGAGAATGGGTTCCGCCCAGGCTCATATTGACGACATCTGCGCCGTTGTCCGCCGCATAGATAATCCCCTGGGCAAGATCCGCGTTCGTATAATCCCCGCCGCTGTCGGCAACCTTTAAGGGCATGATCGAGGCGTTCCCGGCCATCCCGGCTATCCCCTTGGAGTTGTCGATCTTTGCCGCGGCGATTCCCGACACGTGGGTCCCGTGCCCGTAGTCATCCTCGATATCGCTGGTGTCATCAACGAAGTTATATCCAGGCACGAGGTTGGCCTGTAAATCCTCATGGTCAGTGTCAGCGCCGGTGTCAAGTATCGCAATAACTACGCCTTCACCAGTTGTAAGGTTCCATGCCCAGTCGGTTTCGGTGATTATCTTGTCCCACTGCTGCGGAAACATCGGGTCGTTTGGGGTGTAGGGATGATGAAACGTGTCCGGCAGGATTGGGGTTGCGTCCGATCGGGATTCTGCAAACTCGATGTGTTGGAGAAGGTTCGGTTCGACGAACTCCACGCCGGACAGGTCCTCTAATCTGTGGAGCAGATTTTCAGTTCGCTCGCTGTCTTGAGCCGACGCGAGCCAGTAGCATCCAAATCGTTCAATAACCTTTGCCGATGGGTTGGGATAGGTGATCAGCGGGCGAAGCTCAAGATCATGATCGGGGGCGAAGTTGTGCAGCGCCTGTGCGTCTTGCGTCTTTACTATGAACTCGTTGCAGGATTCCTCTCCATAAAGAGCCGATTGAGCCAGCAGAGCAAGTATCACCGCTCCTGCCAGCATCCCACGGAGAACTGTCCACCTGCTCATCTTGCCTCCTTAGTCCGTGTTGACTATATCGGTATTCCAGGCGCTGTCAAGAGGCGGCCCGTAACACTGCCCGCCTTATGTCCTTCGGTTGGCGACCGGCCCGGATGAACTTTTACTAAGGGCCTGCGCCTGCGTTTCGGAGAAGGGAGAAGACCTCGGGCAGGGTGGGCACCTTGCCTTCGATAACCTTTTCCCCGTTGATGAACACCGCCGGGGTAAACATCACCCCCCGGTTTATCATCTCATTCATGTCGGTGATATGCTGCACATCGGCGGCGATTCCCATCTCGCTCAATGCCCGCATGAATAACTCCTGGGTTTTGCGGCACTTTGCACATCCCGCCCCGAATACCTCTATCTTAAGATCAGACATATCCGTCTCCTTTAAGATTATCGGTTTAGTCTAAACTCCCCTCCCTTGATGGGAGGGGGTAGGGGGAGGGTGATTCATGATAAAGAAAAGAACTAATCCTCGTTTGGAGCTCACGCGACACGATGAAGCTACAACGTAGGGTGTAATTCAC
This genomic interval carries:
- a CDS encoding thioredoxin family protein, with amino-acid sequence MSDLKIEVFGAGCAKCRKTQELFMRALSEMGIAADVQHITDMNEMINRGVMFTPAVFINGEKVIEGKVPTLPEVFSLLRNAGAGP
- the cysK gene encoding cysteine synthase A produces the protein MVNIKENILDLIGDTPIVYLKKFGAGLDAAIAAKLEMFNPYSVKDRPVSYMIAAAEQEGKINKDSTIIEATSGNTGLALAFICAIKGYRLTICMSEIQSQERKQLLRALGAQLELTPASKGTKGAKERALQLLKKIPNSFYIEQHANPANPRAHSETTAEELWRDTDGRIDILVAGLGTTGTLMGTAQVIKPRKPSFKVVGVEPEIAPMISAGIFKPHRQAGTSPGFVPKILKRELLDEVITVSEQDAFAACRELALREGILAGITSGMTAFAARELARRPDNKGKLIVCVFADSGERYLSVEGLY